In the genome of Phlebotomus papatasi isolate M1 chromosome 2, Ppap_2.1, whole genome shotgun sequence, one region contains:
- the LOC129801399 gene encoding serine/threonine-protein kinase ULK2 yields MMEIVGEYEYNSKDLIGHGAFAVVFKGRHRKKPNLQVAIKSITKKSLAKSQNLLGKEIKILKELTELHHENVVALLDCKESQLNVYLVMEYCNGGDLADYLNGRGSLSEDTIRLFLVQLAGAMKALFAKGIVHRDLKPQNILLSHSNGKTFPPPSKIKLKIADFGFARFLQDGNMAATLCGSPMYMAPEVIMSLQYDAKADLWSLGTIVFQCLTGKAPFQAQTPQELRNFYEKNDGLAPKIPPGTTPELTDLLMGLLRRNAKDRMSFDRFFNHPFLQRPVTPQTPKAPSPIPTAPAAEPESAAIASSHSSGKSSSSQESSDDFVLVPNNLPSDATGVTFERRQSRVSLGGSPQAPVAASPPSRPSTLPISEPKPVPQPMRTATTIPRSQPITMKRSDNRTGPEISSISPPAVQFVIGTPPDGKRRRSTSAGSLSESPQIWTETPPPPPCTWQVSPAASHQSPLRRYPSGSPVLAAKMPIKLASQIVLPDFVGLGGTAEHPITFHAPELPAETILEREHNETLAKLNFVLALTDCILEVADARCAPLSALMSADAPPITPHAPEHCKRAERLVLLVRALHLLRSGMHLAQEQLQQGQLKPSNTVKNVLQTMNNKYRSTLYESKKLNGTGLLRKATASNITADKILYDHAIQMCQSAALDELFGNPEDCFARYQTAQILLHSLAQKCSNPQDKMLSSKYKDAVEKRLYILQQQGYIYSTQEDELA; encoded by the exons ATGATGGAAATTGTGGGTGAATATGAGTACAACAGCAAGGATCTAATTGGGCATGGAGCTTTTGCTGTTGTATTCAAGGGGCGCCACAGGAAGAAGCCCAATCTTCAGGTAGCCATAAAGAGTATCACAAAGAAGAGTCTCGCCAAAAGTCAGAATCTCCTGGGGAAGGAGATTAAGATACTGAAAGAGCTCACAGAGCTTCATCATGAGAATGTTGTGGCATTGTTGGATTGCAAGGAATCCCAGCTCAATGTCTACCTCGTGATGGAATATTGCAATGGAGGAGATTTGGCAGACTACCTCAATGGCAGAGGCTCTCTCAGTGAGGATACAATCCGCTTGTTCCTGGTGCAATTGGCTGGTGCCATGAAGGCACTCTTCGCCAAGGGAATTGTCCATCGGGATCTGAAGCCACAGAACATTCTGCTGTCACACTCGAACGGCAAGACATTTCCACCACCGTCGAAGATCAAACTGAAGATTGCTGACTTTGGCTTTGCCAGATTCCTTCAGGATGGCAATATGGCAGCAACACTCTGTGGATCACCCATGTACATGGCCCCGGAGGTGATCATGTCCCTGCAGTATGACGCCAAGGCGGATCTCTGGTCGCTCGGCACAATTGTGTTTCAGTGCCTCACGGGAAAGGCACCATTCCAGGCACAAACACCCCAAGAGCTCAGGAATTTCTATGAGAAAAACGACGGACTGGCTCCAAAGATCCCACCAGGCACCACGCCAGAGCTCACAGATCTGCTGATGGGTCTCCTGAGGCGCAATGCCAAGGATCGCATGAGTTTCGATAGATTCTTCAATCATCCCTTCCTGCAACGTCCAGTGACACCGCAGACACCCAAAGCACCATCTCCCATTCCTACGGCTCCAGCAGCCGAGCCCGAGAGTGCAGCAATTGCGTCCAGTCACAGTTCCGGCAAATCCTCATCCAGTCAGGAGAGTTCGGATGACTTTGTACTGGTGCCCAATAATCTCCCGAGTGATGCCACAGGTGTCACTTTTGAGCGTAGACAGAGTCGAGTGTCCCTGGGAGGATCTCCGCAGGCTCCTGTAGCCGCGAGTCCACCATCCAGACCGAGCACTCTGCCAATTTCAGAACCTAAACCCGTGCCACAGCCAATGCGCACGGCCACAACAATCCCACGCAGCCAGCCCATTACGATGAAACGCTCAGACAATCGAACTGGGCCAGAGATCAGCTCAATCTCTCCGCCGGCTGTGCAGTTTGTCATTGGAACACCCCCGGATGGCAAACGTCGACGATCTACATCGGCAGGCTCCCTGTCAGAGTCCCCTCAGATTTGGACTGAGACACCTCCGCCGCCTCCGTGTACATGGCAAGTGAGTCCAGCTGCATCTCATCAGTCACCCCTGCGACGCTATCCTTCGGGATCGCCAGTCCTGGCTGCTAAGATGCCCATAAAGTTGGCCAGTCAGATTGTCTTGCCGGACTTTGTGGGCTTGGGAGGTACGGCTGAACACCCAATCACCTTCCATGCCCCTGAGTTACCTGCAGAGACAATTCTGGAACGTGAGCACAATGAGACTCTAGCCAAGCTTAATTTTGTCTTGGCCCTCACGGATTGCATTCTCGAAGTGGCCGACGCCAGATGTGCTCCCTTGTCAGCTCTCATGTCTGCTGATGCACCACCTATCACACCACATGCCCCCGAACACTGCAAACGTGCCGAGCGTCTCGTGCTACTCGTCAG AGCTCTGCACCTTCTACGGTCGGGGATGCACTTGGCACAGGAGCAATTGCAACAAGGTCAACTGAAGCCATCCAATACTGTGAAGAATG TTTTGCAAACGATGAACAATAAGTACCGATCGACACTGTATGAGTCAAAGAAGCTGAATGGTACGGGGTTGCTGAGAAAGGCAACTGCCAGCAATATAACAGCCGATAAAATTCTCTATGATCATGCAATTCAGATGTGTCAATCGGCAGCTCTGGATGAGCTTTTTGGCAATCCAGAAGATTGCTTTGCACGCTATCAGACGGCTCAGATTCTTCTGCATTCGCTAGCACAGAAGTGTAGCAATCCGCAGGATAAAATGCTGTCGTCCAAGTACAAGGATGCTGTGGAGAAGAGATTGTATATTCTTCAGCAGCAGGGATATATTTATTCCACCCAAGAAGATGAATTGGCGTAA